A single Sulfurimonas aquatica DNA region contains:
- the pyrE gene encoding orotate phosphoribosyltransferase — protein sequence MDVKKIYMDADALLEGHFKLSSGNHSQFYLQSAKVLEDPKTAKLLAEALASQIKESGLEIDTVCAPALGGLIAGFALATALDVRFIFAERVNGEMSIRRGFEVSQGEKVLMCEDIITTGGSAMEAAAVVKELGGEIVGAAALANRGFCKREHSDITTKPNCKLPQDIPFFALADFTFEMYAPDACPLCKDGSEAIKPGSRGN from the coding sequence ATGGATGTTAAAAAAATATATATGGATGCAGATGCTCTTCTAGAGGGGCACTTTAAACTCAGTAGTGGAAACCACTCTCAGTTTTATTTACAATCTGCGAAAGTTTTAGAAGATCCAAAAACTGCAAAACTTCTTGCTGAGGCATTAGCATCTCAAATTAAAGAGAGTGGCTTAGAAATCGATACTGTTTGTGCTCCTGCACTTGGTGGTTTAATCGCTGGATTTGCACTAGCTACCGCTCTTGATGTGCGTTTCATCTTTGCTGAGAGAGTAAATGGTGAGATGAGTATTCGCCGTGGTTTTGAAGTAAGCCAGGGTGAAAAAGTCCTCATGTGTGAAGATATCATTACAACTGGCGGTTCTGCTATGGAAGCTGCTGCCGTTGTAAAAGAACTTGGTGGGGAAATCGTTGGAGCGGCCGCACTTGCCAACCGTGGTTTTTGTAAACGCGAACATAGCGATATAACTACAAAACCAAACTGTAAGCTACCTCAAGATATTCCATTTTTTGCTCTTGCAGACTTCACATTTGAGATGTATGCGCCAGACGCTTGTCCACTCTGTAAAGATGGAAGCGAGGCTATAAAGCCTGGCTCACGTGGAAACTAA
- the secG gene encoding preprotein translocase subunit SecG: MTTSLLLIVQIVLVIILVILVLLQKSSSIGLGAYSGSNESVFGAKGPASFLAKATFSIGFLFVVNTITLGYMYSQASQASVVDEMVEDNNIVAPAPTTLPTIPTKETNATK, from the coding sequence ATGACAACTAGTTTATTACTTATAGTGCAAATTGTTTTAGTCATCATTTTGGTTATACTTGTATTACTTCAAAAGAGCTCAAGCATCGGTCTTGGTGCTTATAGTGGCTCAAATGAATCAGTATTTGGAGCGAAGGGTCCAGCTAGCTTTTTAGCAAAGGCTACTTTTAGTATTGGTTTCTTATTTGTTGTAAATACAATCACTTTAGGCTACATGTATTCACAAGCTTCTCAAGCGTCTGTTGTTGATGAGATGGTTGAAGACAATAACATCGTTGCGCCAGCGCCAACAACTCTTCCTACAATACCTACAAAAGAAACAAACGCTACAAAATAG
- a CDS encoding metal ABC transporter ATP-binding protein, with amino-acid sequence MQLKFKVPIFDVKNLNFSVRGVDILSNISLEIFNGEYIAIIGPNGGGKTTLIRILLGLEKATSGSVKIFGKKIKNFKEWYKIGYVPQRASLVDANFPATVEDIVKMGRVAKRGMFSTFSLEDAKMVEDAMLKMDIVHLKNKMVGTLSGGQRQRAMIARALASSPEILILDEPNTGVDIVSQQRFYKLLSKLNKEDNITIVFITHDIGVIADDIGRLFTINENATICNNPKEAMSCEDMTQLYGIDAHLIHNHKHEH; translated from the coding sequence GTGCAACTAAAGTTTAAAGTTCCTATCTTTGATGTAAAAAATCTTAACTTTAGCGTTAGAGGGGTTGATATACTTTCAAACATCTCTTTAGAGATTTTTAATGGTGAGTATATAGCTATAATAGGTCCTAATGGTGGAGGAAAAACGACACTAATTAGAATTTTATTAGGATTAGAAAAAGCTACAAGCGGTAGCGTGAAAATATTTGGTAAAAAGATAAAAAACTTTAAAGAGTGGTATAAAATAGGTTATGTTCCCCAGCGTGCCTCTTTAGTAGACGCAAATTTTCCTGCTACGGTAGAAGACATAGTAAAGATGGGTAGGGTGGCTAAACGCGGGATGTTTTCTACATTTAGCCTTGAAGATGCAAAAATGGTAGAAGACGCAATGCTTAAAATGGATATAGTACATCTTAAAAATAAGATGGTCGGCACACTCTCAGGAGGCCAACGCCAACGCGCCATGATTGCTCGAGCATTAGCTTCATCACCTGAAATACTAATCCTTGATGAGCCAAATACCGGAGTAGACATCGTCTCACAACAGCGTTTTTATAAACTGCTCTCAAAACTCAATAAAGAAGACAATATTACTATAGTTTTTATCACTCATGACATTGGCGTTATCGCAGATGACATAGGTAGACTTTTTACTATAAATGAAAACGCAACGATATGCAATAATCCAAAAGAGGCTATGAGTTGTGAGGATATGACACAACTTTATGGAATTGACGCACATCTTATTCATAACCATAAACATGAGCATTAG
- a CDS encoding GDSL-type esterase/lipase family protein — protein MQRLTHTDSILTFGDSITYGYGVRHEQSYPFILSKLSNRKIINAGVNGDTSKDGLLRLDNLLKDDSIKLMLLCFGGNDIIQKKSTHAIKENLSTMIKIAKNKNVEVILISVPNVFLFEPTPLPFYKELSDEEDVKIIENLLSDILSDDSFKNDYIHPNAAGYKEIAEKIYEYLLVNDYLSENP, from the coding sequence ATGCAAAGACTTACTCATACAGATAGCATACTTACATTTGGAGATAGCATAACTTATGGGTATGGAGTACGACATGAGCAAAGCTACCCTTTTATTCTCTCTAAACTATCCAATCGCAAGATTATAAACGCAGGAGTTAATGGAGACACGTCAAAAGATGGACTTCTAAGGCTTGATAATCTACTAAAAGATGATTCCATAAAACTCATGTTACTCTGCTTTGGTGGCAATGATATTATTCAAAAAAAATCTACTCATGCTATAAAAGAAAACCTGAGTACTATGATAAAAATTGCTAAAAATAAAAATGTTGAAGTAATTCTTATATCTGTACCAAATGTCTTCTTATTTGAGCCAACTCCTCTCCCCTTTTATAAAGAACTTTCAGATGAAGAAGATGTAAAGATTATTGAAAATTTACTCTCAGATATTCTCTCAGATGATTCATTTAAAAATGACTACATCCACCCAAATGCTGCTGGATACAAAGAGATAGCCGAGAAAATTTATGAGTATCTTTTAGTAAATGATTACTTAAGTGAAAATCCATAA
- a CDS encoding cation:proton antiporter, with product METTLLYVIAALGVSIVVNILLKKLGVSQIIGYILTGTIIVYAFDLRDISSSHTLEMVGEFGIVFLMFTIGLEISLAKMGTMKKEIFGNGLMQVSFTALLVYLIAYYGFSLPLQTSLIIALSFSLSSTAVVLSYLKSSKEIYRPYGQISTGILVFQDIAVIPILILIGFMTSEANESLYIIISNTLFSVLLVLVLLFIVGKKMMTWLLHFSASSEVEELFMGSVLFIVISASLLAHYMGFTYSLGAFIAGMIIAETKYHHKVESDIAPFKDILLGTFFVVVGMKIDVMVFIDNIFFIVGAFVGVAILKSLTIYGLLRMTSSHRRSLKAALALSQVGEFSFVIFALASMGGLIEDELAQLLVLIVIFSMMVTPFFISKIGIFVEYISGKQDVVEDMSALSARKNHVIIAGYGVVGKFVTSFLDDLGASYVIIDNSHKHVMQAINDGHEAYLGDASKNSILDAIHVDTASSVIVTLDNPEKKRLICEAITNHTKNVNLIVKVISLEEKNSLKDLNIAVMVDGKVEVARVLVERMSSCHFKLKY from the coding sequence ATGGAAACAACACTTCTGTATGTTATAGCTGCTTTGGGTGTCTCAATAGTAGTGAATATACTGCTAAAAAAACTGGGTGTCTCTCAGATTATTGGCTATATATTAACAGGTACTATTATCGTGTATGCATTTGATCTGAGGGATATTAGTAGCTCGCATACCCTTGAGATGGTGGGTGAATTTGGTATTGTATTTTTGATGTTTACGATTGGTCTAGAGATATCTCTTGCCAAGATGGGAACAATGAAAAAAGAGATATTTGGAAACGGACTTATGCAGGTCTCATTTACCGCGCTTCTTGTCTATTTAATAGCTTATTATGGCTTTAGCTTACCTCTACAAACGTCACTTATAATTGCATTATCTTTCTCTTTATCTTCTACTGCCGTAGTTTTAAGCTATCTCAAAAGTTCAAAAGAGATATATAGACCTTATGGACAGATATCAACGGGAATTTTAGTATTTCAAGATATCGCAGTTATCCCTATACTTATACTTATCGGATTTATGACCTCTGAGGCAAATGAGTCCCTTTATATAATAATTAGCAATACTCTCTTTAGTGTCTTACTTGTTTTAGTGTTATTGTTTATAGTTGGGAAAAAGATGATGACATGGCTACTACACTTTTCTGCCTCTTCAGAGGTGGAAGAGCTCTTTATGGGCTCTGTTCTTTTTATAGTTATCTCCGCTTCTTTGCTTGCGCACTATATGGGTTTTACCTATTCACTAGGTGCATTTATTGCAGGGATGATTATTGCAGAGACAAAGTACCATCATAAAGTAGAGTCAGACATAGCACCATTTAAAGACATACTGCTAGGTACATTTTTTGTGGTTGTTGGAATGAAGATAGACGTGATGGTTTTTATAGATAATATATTTTTTATCGTAGGAGCGTTTGTTGGGGTTGCCATACTTAAAAGTTTAACTATTTATGGACTTCTTAGAATGACGTCTTCTCATAGACGTTCTTTAAAAGCGGCACTTGCACTCTCTCAAGTTGGAGAGTTTTCATTTGTTATATTTGCATTGGCAAGTATGGGTGGACTCATAGAAGATGAATTGGCACAACTACTTGTTTTAATAGTGATATTTTCCATGATGGTAACTCCATTTTTTATATCTAAAATTGGTATATTTGTAGAATATATTAGTGGAAAGCAGGATGTTGTAGAAGATATGTCAGCTCTCTCTGCTAGAAAAAATCATGTAATAATTGCTGGATATGGCGTAGTAGGAAAGTTTGTCACCTCTTTTTTAGATGATTTGGGTGCAAGCTATGTGATAATAGATAACTCGCACAAACATGTAATGCAAGCAATAAACGATGGACATGAAGCATATCTTGGTGATGCGTCTAAAAACTCTATTTTAGATGCGATACATGTAGATACTGCCTCTTCTGTAATTGTTACGCTTGACAATCCTGAGAAGAAAAGACTTATTTGTGAAGCTATAACCAATCATACAAAAAATGTAAACCTTATAGTGAAAGTAATCTCATTAGAAGAGAAAAATAGTTTAAAAGATTTAAATATTGCAGTCATGGTTGATGGAAAGGTTGAGGTTGCTAGAGTTTTAGTAGAGCGTATGTCAAGCTGTCATTTTAAATTAAAATATTAA
- a CDS encoding metal ABC transporter substrate-binding protein: protein MKNLKIVALILIALLAILQFFIFNSQKETKPSQKSIAVSTFALYDIAKHIAGESIKIVNIIPFGSNPHSFEPSPKLMGEIEDSSLLFYSGVGLEHWIENMEFKNRALDVSKHVKLRELESDEFEFHEHHDEQCAHGTLDPHYWLDFENMQKATKLITDELINLQPEHKEKYEKNRDKYLNGLKKLDNAFKKDLSLCRLNTIIINHNSISYLAHKYNFETKSLSGLTPEAEPTASDIKRIIKEIDKDGVKTIFFENFVNNSVIKSIAKDENIKIDSLHSLGNITPDEADQNLSYEDIMYTNLEKLSKVLECN from the coding sequence ATGAAAAATTTGAAGATAGTAGCACTAATATTAATAGCTCTTTTGGCTATTTTACAATTTTTTATTTTTAACTCCCAAAAAGAGACTAAGCCATCGCAAAAAAGTATAGCAGTAAGTACTTTTGCACTTTACGATATAGCAAAACACATTGCTGGAGAAAGTATTAAGATTGTGAATATCATTCCTTTTGGTTCTAACCCTCACAGTTTTGAGCCAAGTCCCAAACTGATGGGAGAGATAGAAGATAGTTCTTTGCTCTTTTATAGTGGCGTTGGACTTGAGCACTGGATAGAGAATATGGAGTTTAAAAACAGAGCGCTTGACGTAAGCAAACACGTTAAATTAAGAGAACTTGAATCAGACGAGTTTGAATTTCATGAGCATCATGATGAGCAGTGCGCGCACGGAACGCTTGATCCACACTACTGGCTTGATTTTGAAAATATGCAAAAAGCAACAAAGTTGATAACTGATGAACTTATTAATCTTCAGCCAGAGCACAAAGAAAAATATGAAAAAAATCGAGACAAATACCTCAATGGACTTAAAAAACTTGACAATGCGTTTAAAAAGGATCTTTCTCTTTGTAGACTAAATACTATTATTATTAACCATAACTCAATAAGTTATTTAGCGCATAAATATAACTTTGAGACAAAATCTTTAAGTGGCTTAACTCCCGAAGCAGAGCCTACAGCAAGTGATATTAAAAGAATTATAAAAGAGATAGATAAAGATGGCGTAAAAACAATATTTTTTGAAAACTTTGTAAATAATAGTGTCATAAAAAGTATAGCGAAAGATGAAAATATAAAAATTGACTCACTGCACTCTTTAGGAAATATCACACCGGATGAAGCGGACCAAAATCTAAGCTATGAAGATATCATGTACACAAACTTAGAAAAATTGTCTAAGGTTCTTGAGTGCAACTAA
- a CDS encoding flagellin encodes MAFSINSNISAMRANLQSTLSNQGLNSSLNNLSSGSSVSSAAYDASGLGIANQLSAQVSGMGQAIQNSNESIGMIQIADGAMSGIEENMQRIRTLTLQASNGILNDGDRAIIQKEIDTLLKSSDDIAKQTSYNGINLLDGTGGSNGDGTFVTQSGSDAQSTQNLSINDSSIASLVGTIDITTEAGRSTGLDSIDSALASISDTRADLGASQNSLMASIRNTSLTQINIAAAESNIRDIDFAAESANFSKQNILSQIGSFSQAQANASASNVTRLFS; translated from the coding sequence ATGGCATTTTCAATAAATAGCAATATCAGTGCAATGAGAGCAAACCTACAGTCAACATTAAGTAATCAAGGTTTAAATAGTAGTCTTAATAACCTATCTTCAGGTTCATCAGTGTCGAGTGCGGCTTATGACGCATCAGGTTTAGGCATAGCAAATCAACTCTCGGCTCAAGTCTCAGGCATGGGTCAAGCGATTCAAAACTCAAATGAGAGTATTGGAATGATTCAGATAGCAGACGGCGCGATGAGTGGCATAGAAGAGAATATGCAAAGAATCAGAACTTTAACGCTTCAGGCATCTAATGGAATTTTAAATGATGGAGATAGAGCAATCATTCAAAAAGAGATAGATACGCTTTTAAAGTCATCGGATGACATAGCTAAGCAGACAAGCTACAATGGAATTAATCTCTTAGATGGAACAGGTGGAAGTAATGGTGATGGAACCTTTGTTACACAAAGTGGTAGTGATGCACAGAGTACTCAAAATCTAAGCATTAATGATTCAAGCATTGCGTCTTTGGTTGGAACGATTGATATTACAACTGAAGCTGGACGTAGCACAGGTTTAGATTCTATAGATAGCGCGTTGGCAAGTATTAGTGATACTCGTGCAGATTTAGGCGCTTCGCAAAATTCACTCATGGCAAGTATAAGAAATACGTCTTTAACACAGATAAATATTGCAGCAGCTGAGTCAAATATTAGAGATATTGATTTTGCAGCGGAGAGTGCCAACTTTTCAAAACAGAACATTCTCTCTCAGATAGGTTCGTTTTCTCAAGCCCAAGCAAACGCTTCGGCTTCGAATGTTACAAGACTTTTTTCTTAA
- a CDS encoding methyltransferase domain-containing protein, whose protein sequence is MKISKEFSKHATHYEEHNTVQKLVAEKLLSLVKSHPKHILDLGCGSGVLCKSINWNYENFTGVDFAPGMLELHPKSEKIECINGNFNDSLLFENLQTREYDYILSASSLQWAVNLESVFESISKLKAPMSLALFTSGTFKTLNETASIKPLLRSAQEIEKLQKKYFNAQFEVLKYRLDFESVRDMFVYIKRSGVSGSRNLLSYKEMKKLMSEYPLGYLEFEVAFIYS, encoded by the coding sequence ATGAAAATTAGCAAAGAGTTCTCAAAACACGCTACTCATTATGAGGAGCATAATACAGTTCAAAAGCTTGTTGCAGAGAAATTACTTTCGCTTGTTAAGTCTCATCCTAAACATATTTTAGATTTAGGGTGTGGCAGTGGAGTGCTCTGTAAGAGTATAAATTGGAATTATGAGAATTTTACTGGTGTGGATTTTGCGCCAGGAATGCTTGAGCTGCATCCTAAATCAGAAAAAATAGAGTGCATTAATGGAAATTTTAACGATTCTTTACTGTTTGAGAACTTGCAAACACGTGAATATGATTATATCCTCTCAGCATCTTCATTACAGTGGGCAGTAAACCTAGAAAGCGTATTTGAGTCTATCTCAAAGTTAAAGGCCCCTATGTCTTTAGCTCTTTTTACCTCGGGAACTTTTAAGACGCTTAATGAAACAGCGTCTATCAAGCCTCTTCTTCGTTCCGCTCAAGAGATAGAAAAGCTTCAGAAAAAGTACTTTAACGCTCAGTTTGAAGTTTTAAAGTATAGACTAGATTTTGAGAGCGTGAGAGATATGTTTGTATATATTAAACGCAGTGGGGTAAGTGGCTCTAGAAATCTACTCAGCTACAAAGAGATGAAAAAACTTATGAGCGAATACCCCTTGGGTTATTTAGAGTTTGAAGTAGCTTTTATTTATTCATAA
- the frr gene encoding ribosome recycling factor — translation MLNEIYSECEDKMQKSIAHMQRDFKTLRTGKVTTSVLDNVKIDYYGTPTPLDQVGSVIATDATTIVVNPWEKNLLADIESAIMKANIGTTPNNDGDQIKLFFPAMTVEQRKESVKQMKGMGENAKVSLRNDRKHANDQIKKLEKEKEITVDESKAAQDVIQKTTDKYSASIEQILKDKEVEILKV, via the coding sequence ATGCTAAATGAAATTTACAGTGAATGTGAAGACAAAATGCAAAAAAGCATAGCGCATATGCAAAGAGACTTTAAAACATTAAGAACAGGTAAGGTTACGACTTCTGTTTTAGATAATGTTAAAATAGACTACTATGGAACGCCTACTCCTCTTGATCAAGTAGGCTCAGTAATAGCGACGGACGCAACGACAATAGTTGTAAATCCATGGGAAAAAAACTTACTCGCAGATATTGAGTCGGCTATTATGAAAGCAAACATTGGAACAACTCCTAATAACGATGGCGATCAAATCAAACTGTTTTTTCCAGCTATGACGGTTGAGCAACGTAAAGAGTCTGTAAAACAGATGAAAGGCATGGGTGAAAATGCTAAGGTTTCTCTTAGAAATGATAGAAAACACGCAAATGACCAGATAAAAAAACTTGAAAAAGAGAAAGAGATAACTGTCGATGAGTCAAAAGCTGCACAAGATGTTATCCAAAAAACAACTGACAAGTATTCAGCTAGCATCGAACAAATCCTCAAAGATAAAGAAGTAGAGATACTAAAGGTTTAA
- a CDS encoding CTP synthase yields MTKYIFVTGGVLSSLGKGITAASIGTLLKHSGKKVGMLKIDPYINVDPGTMSPLEHGEVFVTKDGAETDLDIGNYERFLDSSYLKSSNFTTGQVYSSVIERERAGGYLGQTIQVIPHIVGEIVKRIKEAGEGHEILVVELGGTVGDIEGLPFMEAIRQMKHDEEVEGTYFVHVTLIPYIKAAGELKSKPTQHSVQELRRIGITPQMIIARSENGLPKTFKKKLAMSCDVHPECVIEALDAKSIYGIPVTFLSQNILKPIAKELELGELNPDMEEWDILVKKIVQPKNKTVVGFVGKYLELKEAYKSLTEALIHCGAHLDTRVEINWIDSEEIEEKGAEALLSDCDSVLVAGGFGNRGVEGKILAIEYARVNKVPYLGICLGMQLTLVEYARNVLGLEGANSIEFDVNTPYPMIYLIDNFMDQSGQSQLRTHQSPMGGTMRLGEYPCDTKDGSIIQKAYGGAKTIHERHRHRYEANPTYREQLEKAGMIVTGESNGLIETVEIEGHPWFLGVQFHPEFTSRLQTPNPSILAFVEASLNAK; encoded by the coding sequence ATGACTAAATACATTTTTGTTACGGGTGGGGTTTTAAGTTCTCTTGGAAAAGGGATAACAGCTGCTAGTATTGGTACACTTTTAAAACACTCTGGCAAAAAAGTAGGTATGCTAAAAATAGATCCATACATAAATGTTGACCCTGGAACCATGTCTCCCCTAGAGCATGGTGAAGTTTTTGTTACAAAAGATGGAGCTGAAACTGACCTTGACATCGGAAACTATGAGCGTTTCTTAGACTCTTCATATCTTAAGTCGTCTAACTTCACAACAGGTCAAGTCTACTCGTCCGTAATAGAACGCGAACGTGCTGGTGGTTACCTTGGACAGACTATTCAAGTTATTCCTCATATCGTTGGTGAAATCGTTAAACGCATCAAAGAAGCTGGTGAAGGTCATGAAATACTTGTAGTGGAACTTGGTGGAACGGTTGGCGACATAGAGGGTCTTCCTTTTATGGAAGCGATTCGTCAGATGAAACATGACGAAGAAGTTGAGGGTACGTATTTTGTTCATGTAACACTTATTCCCTACATCAAAGCAGCTGGTGAGTTAAAGTCTAAACCAACGCAACACTCTGTTCAAGAGCTTCGCCGTATAGGTATAACGCCACAGATGATAATCGCAAGAAGCGAAAATGGTCTTCCAAAAACATTCAAGAAAAAGCTTGCTATGAGTTGTGACGTACATCCAGAGTGTGTTATAGAAGCACTTGATGCAAAATCTATCTACGGAATCCCAGTTACGTTTTTAAGTCAAAATATTCTAAAACCTATCGCTAAAGAGCTTGAACTTGGTGAGCTTAATCCTGACATGGAAGAGTGGGACATACTCGTTAAAAAAATAGTACAACCAAAAAACAAAACAGTCGTTGGTTTTGTAGGAAAATATCTTGAACTTAAAGAGGCTTACAAATCTTTAACAGAAGCGCTCATCCATTGTGGCGCTCACCTTGATACAAGAGTTGAGATTAACTGGATAGACTCTGAAGAGATAGAAGAAAAAGGCGCAGAGGCGCTTCTAAGCGACTGTGATAGCGTTTTAGTTGCAGGTGGTTTTGGAAACCGTGGTGTTGAGGGTAAAATCTTAGCTATTGAGTATGCTCGCGTTAATAAAGTGCCTTATTTAGGCATCTGTCTTGGTATGCAGTTAACTCTTGTTGAGTATGCGAGAAACGTTCTTGGTCTAGAGGGTGCAAACTCCATAGAGTTTGACGTAAACACTCCATACCCTATGATATATCTCATAGACAACTTTATGGACCAAAGTGGCCAATCACAACTTAGAACTCACCAATCCCCTATGGGAGGGACTATGCGTTTAGGAGAGTATCCATGTGACACTAAAGATGGCTCAATCATCCAAAAGGCTTATGGTGGCGCAAAAACAATTCATGAACGCCACCGTCACCGTTATGAAGCAAATCCAACATACCGTGAACAACTAGAAAAAGCGGGAATGATAGTTACCGGCGAATCAAATGGTCTCATAGAGACTGTTGAGATAGAGGGCCATCCATGGTTTTTAGGAGTACAGTTTCATCCAGAGTTTACGTCTCGTCTTCAAACGCCAAACCCATCTATCCTTGCGTTTGTTGAGGCTAGCTTAAACGCTAAATAA
- a CDS encoding metal ABC transporter permease — MFEMFEYDFMQRAFIAGLFIATLASISGTFIVLKRYSLMSETLAHSALVGVAVGLVAGYNPLWMAVVVAILSAWLIEYLRSAFSLYSDAILSIILSGSLAIAVIIVSLGGAFNNSLFSYLFGSILSVSSEDVMTILFFGSLSLAFLLLFSKELYFIAYDEEVAKTSGLKVKFLNFLLVTVVAIIIALSIRVVGSLLVGALMVIPTVAALQYRVGFRNTMLISLFFALFSVIAGMSISFYFSLPSGATIVLSIIFIFILSLIINKK, encoded by the coding sequence ATGTTTGAAATGTTTGAATATGATTTTATGCAAAGAGCATTTATAGCCGGTCTTTTCATTGCAACTCTCGCTTCTATTAGTGGAACGTTTATAGTGCTTAAACGCTACTCTTTAATGAGTGAAACATTGGCTCATTCTGCGCTTGTGGGAGTTGCCGTTGGACTTGTCGCAGGATATAACCCTCTGTGGATGGCAGTTGTCGTTGCCATACTTTCAGCTTGGCTTATTGAGTATTTAAGAAGTGCCTTCTCTCTTTATTCGGATGCGATACTCTCTATTATTCTCTCAGGCTCTCTTGCCATTGCAGTTATTATAGTATCTTTAGGTGGTGCGTTTAATAACTCCTTATTCTCTTATCTCTTCGGCTCCATTCTTTCTGTAAGTAGCGAAGACGTTATGACTATTCTCTTTTTTGGAAGTCTCTCTTTAGCATTTTTACTTCTATTTTCAAAAGAGTTGTATTTTATAGCTTATGATGAGGAGGTTGCAAAAACTAGTGGTCTCAAAGTAAAATTTTTAAACTTCCTTCTTGTAACCGTTGTAGCCATAATCATTGCGCTTTCTATTCGTGTTGTCGGAAGCCTTTTAGTCGGAGCGCTTATGGTCATACCTACCGTTGCTGCTCTTCAGTATAGAGTGGGATTTAGAAATACTATGCTTATATCGCTCTTTTTTGCGCTTTTTAGCGTTATAGCGGGAATGAGCATATCTTTTTACTTTTCACTTCCTTCTGGCGCAACGATAGTCTTGAGTATTATCTTTATCTTTATACTCTCGCTTATTATCAACAAAAAATGA